CGGCCGCGTCCTCTTCATCGACGGGGCCGCCGCCGCCGTCGGCGGTCTCGGCTCCGCCTCCTCCAACACCGCCTACATCGAGTCCGCGGCCGGCGTCGGCGAGGGCGCCCGCACCGGCCTCGCCAACCTCGTCACCGGCGGCCTGTTCGGCCTCGCCCTCTTCCTCACCCCGCTGCTCACCATCGTCCCGCTCCAGGCGGCGGCGCCCGCGCTGATCGCCGTGGGCTTCCTGATGATGACCCACGTCAAGCACATCGACTGGGACCGCTACGAGATCGCCGTCCCGGCCTTCCTCACCATCGCCGCGATGCCGTTCACCTACTCCATCACCGACGGGATCGGCGCGGGCTTTGTGTCCTACGTGGTCATCAAGACGGTGCTGGGGAAGGCGCGGGAGGTCAACTGGCTGTTGTGGGGCGTCTCGGTGCTGTTCCTCGTGTACTTCGCGATCGACCCCGTCGAGCAGATTCTCGGGGTCAAGTAGGCACTACTTCAGTGCCGCCTGCATCATCGCCTTGGCCACCGGCGCCGCCAGGCCGTTACCGCTGACCTCGGACCGGGCCGCGTCCGACTGCTCGACCATCACGGCGACCGCCACTTCCTTGCCGTTTCCGTCGGACTTGGCGAAGGACGTGAACCAGGCGTACGGCGTCTTGCTGTTGTTCTCGCCGTGCTGGGCGGTGCCGGTCTTGCCGCCGACGGTGGCGCCGTCGATCAGGGCGTTCGTGCCGGTGCCGTCCTTGACCACCGTCTCCATCGCCGACTGGAGTTGCTCGGCGGTGGAGGAGCTGACGATCTCCTTGGTGTCCGCGCCGTCGTCGTAGTTCTGCAGCACATCACCGCCGCTGTCGGTGATCTGCGACACCATATGCGGCGAGACCAGCTTGCCGCCGTTGGCTATGGCCGCGGACACCATGGCCATCTGCAGCGGGGTCGCGGTGACGTCGAACTGGCCGATGCCGGACAGCGCGGTCTGCGCCTGGTCCATGCCGGAGGGGTAGCCGCTGGCGTAGGCCCGCACGGGTACGTCCTGCTTGTCGTCGTTGAAGCCGAACTTCTCGGCCATGGCCTTGACCTTGTCCTGGCCGAGCTGGACGGCCATATGACCGAAGACGTTGTTGCAGGAGTACTGCAGGGCCTTGCGGATCGAGGCGTTCTTGCAGGGCGCCGACCTGTTCTCGTTCACCAGCACGTGCGTCGTGCCCGGCGGGGTGTACGGGTCGGGGCTGTCGGTCGGGTCGTCCACGTTCTTGTACAGCCCGTTCTCCAGCGCGGCCGCCGCCACGACCAGCTTGAACGTCGAGCCCGGCGGCAGCGGCTGGCGCAGCGCGCGGTTGGTGAGCGGCTTGTCCTGGTCCGCGTTCAGCTGCTTCCAGGCGGACCCGGCCGTGTTGGCGTCGGTGAGCGAGGAGGGGTCGTACGACGGCGTGGACACCGCCGCGAGGATCTTGCCGGTCTTCGGGTCGATCGCGAGGGCCGCGCCCTTCTTGCCACCGAGCGCGCCGTAGGCGGCCCGCTGCACGTCCGGGTCGATCGTGGTGAGCACGGTGCCCGGGTCGGCGCGCTTGCCGGTGAGCGTGTCCATCACGGTCTTCAGCCGGCTGTCCGTGCCGTTGAGCAGGTCATGGTAGATGCCCTCCAGCTGGGTCGGGGCATAGGCCTGCGAGGCGTAGCCCGTCACCGCGGCGTAGAGCTTGCCGTCCCGGTACGTCCGCTTGTACGCCAGGTCGCTCCCTTTCGTCCGCGCGGAGCCGGTGATCGCGTTTCCGGCCACGATGATGTTCCCGAGCGGCTGCGAGTACGTCTGGATCGCGTTCCGCCGGTTGTCGTTGTCGTCCGCGAGGGCCTTGCCGTCGTAGAACTGCACCCATGTCGCCCGGACCAGCAGAGCGAGCACGAGCAGCAGCGCGAAGACGGACGCCCGCCTGATCGTCTTGTTCATCCCGTCGAAAAGACGATCGAGAGGGGGCCGATCGTTCCCGTACGCCCGGATTTCTCATCCCACGCTCAGGAAACCGGCCTCGTACGCGGCGATCACCGCCTGGGTACGGTCCCGGGTGCCCGTCTTGGCCAGCACCGCCGCCACGTGCGACTTCACCGTGGCGGGGCCCACGTCCAGCCGGCGGGCGATCTCGGCGTTGGTCAGTCCGTCGGCCATGTGCCGCAGCACGTCGCGCTCGCGTCCGGTGAGTCTGCTCACCCAGGGCGCGGCCGGGGCGGCCTTGCGCCCGTGCTCGGCCGCGAGGGCCCGTACGGCCGACGGGAACAGCAGGCTGTCGGTGCGTGCGACCAGCCGTACCGCCTGCACGAGAGCGTCGGCGTCCGCCCGCTTGAGCAGGAACCCGGACGCTCCGGCGCGCAGCGCGTCGTACACATAGGAGTCGTTCTCGAAGGTGGTCACGACGACGACCCGGGGCGGCTCGTCGAGCGTGGCGAGGATCTGCTCGGTGGCCCGGATGCCGTCGATCTCCGGCATGCGGACGTCCATGAGGACGACATCAGGCCGCAACTCCCGGACGACGGACACGGCCTCGGCGCCGGTCGCCGCCTCACCGACCACCTCCACATCGGGCTCGACGGAGAGGATGGCACGCAGGGCGGTGCGGACCATGCGTTCGTCGTCGGCGAGGACGATCCGGATCGCGGGCTGGGGCATGCGGGTCCTTTCAGTGCTCACGTGGCCTTCAACGGCAGTCGTACGGCGACACGCCAGGTGTCTCCCGACGGTCCCGCCTCCGCGGTGCCGCCCAGCAGCCGTACCCGGTCGGCGATGCCCCGCAGACCGTGGCCGCCGCCCGGCCGGGGAGCCGCGGCCCTGCCCAGGGGGTTCTCGACGGAGATCTCCAGATGACCGTCGGCGGTGGCGATGCGGACGGCGACCGGCGCCCCGGAGTGTTTCAGGGCGT
Above is a genomic segment from Streptomyces fodineus containing:
- a CDS encoding peptidoglycan D,D-transpeptidase FtsI family protein, translating into MNKTIRRASVFALLLVLALLVRATWVQFYDGKALADDNDNRRNAIQTYSQPLGNIIVAGNAITGSARTKGSDLAYKRTYRDGKLYAAVTGYASQAYAPTQLEGIYHDLLNGTDSRLKTVMDTLTGKRADPGTVLTTIDPDVQRAAYGALGGKKGAALAIDPKTGKILAAVSTPSYDPSSLTDANTAGSAWKQLNADQDKPLTNRALRQPLPPGSTFKLVVAAAALENGLYKNVDDPTDSPDPYTPPGTTHVLVNENRSAPCKNASIRKALQYSCNNVFGHMAVQLGQDKVKAMAEKFGFNDDKQDVPVRAYASGYPSGMDQAQTALSGIGQFDVTATPLQMAMVSAAIANGGKLVSPHMVSQITDSGGDVLQNYDDGADTKEIVSSSTAEQLQSAMETVVKDGTGTNALIDGATVGGKTGTAQHGENNSKTPYAWFTSFAKSDGNGKEVAVAVMVEQSDAARSEVSGNGLAAPVAKAMMQAALK
- a CDS encoding response regulator transcription factor, translated to MPQPAIRIVLADDERMVRTALRAILSVEPDVEVVGEAATGAEAVSVVRELRPDVVLMDVRMPEIDGIRATEQILATLDEPPRVVVVTTFENDSYVYDALRAGASGFLLKRADADALVQAVRLVARTDSLLFPSAVRALAAEHGRKAAPAAPWVSRLTGRERDVLRHMADGLTNAEIARRLDVGPATVKSHVAAVLAKTGTRDRTQAVIAAYEAGFLSVG